In the genome of Moorena sp. SIOASIH, the window CGAGAGGGCAAACGCCCTGATTATGCCCAAACTAATGAATTTCTTAAGAAAGGGAGTAAATTTAATCATCCAGAAGGGTCTTTGGAAGCGATCGCTCAAAACTTAGTTAGAACCTTCGAGATGGAAGCCTCTTATAAAGCTAATCCTGAGCAGTGGTTGTCTATTGTTGCCGACCAGTTTCGGATGAGCACTAACGGTGGACCAAAGTACAATGCCCAGACTGTTGCTGATATCGGAACATACAACGTATTTCTTGGAGATACGGAACACTATCGCTCCACAGAGGAAACCTTTGAATCATCCATCGAAATTTTCCATAACGCTTTTCCTAATGGCTTTCTTTGGGAACTGATGGAAGTGCTTTCAGGACCTCCTAATGTCACCTTTAAGTGGCGGCATTGGGGGACGTTTAGCGGTTCCTTTAAAGGTCATGAACCCACAGGAGAAACTATAGAAGTTTTTGGCATCAGTATTGCTCGGGTTACTGAAGACTTGAAGATTGTCTCCTTGGAGCATTTCTTCGATAACAGTTTGTTTCTCAAGCAATTAACATCAGGCTGTCCATTCCACGGTCAAAATTCAAATAATTCGTAAGCATATGCGCTACGCGCACGCTACGCGAACAGCGATCAGCGATCAGCTATCAGCGATCAGCTATCAGCGATCGCACTAAATTTTCAAGAAGAAGATTAATCGTAGGGTGGGCAGTGCTTGACACCGATAAGATTAGCTGAATATCAAGTTATTAGGCACTGCCCACCCACAAGATATTAATTATTAAAATCGTTCGTTGTCTAAATTTTTAATAACATTAATCCGATGGTGGGAAGTGCTTGATAAGAATTGAAAAGGTGAATATAGGGAAGGTAAGCACTGCCCACCCTACATCTCCCTATTCCCTCTTCTCTCTTCCCTATTCCCTGTTCCCTGTTCCCTATTCCCTGTTCCCTAAAATCCAAAAATTGTGTACCTCATAGCTATGATAATTGCTATATAGCAATAAAAAAATTCGGTCAAGTTCTGGTTAACCCCAAGTCTTGACCGAATTCTATTTTGTAAGCTTCCACAAGTACAGCTGAGCTGAACTCAAATCTAAATCACTGTCTTGATGCAGTCGCTCATGGGGGAAACCCCCAAGACCGCGCTGCATCGCTACTGATAAACTAGTACATTCTTATCGAATTAGTCAGCAACTACTCGAAAGTAACTACATCCCAACTCATACTTTATCCTGATGTATACCCCTCCACAAAACGATTTTCACGATTCATAGTCGCCAGGGCGACGCCCTGGCAATTTACTATCCTAGTTTAGGTATAAGTATCGAATCAAAAAGGTCATAACCTGACCAGATTTTCCGGTAGGCTCGAAAGCGCTCCACTCATCGGGATAGGCGTATTTAAGGGAATAGATAGCATTAATTGTTTTGCGAACTTGTTTAGGAGAACCGACCAAGATGTGCTTGACTTTTTTAGGTTTGCGACCTGGGTTTTCAGGGTTGGTATTTTCATCGGAGTTGGGTGGAAGGTTGTTATTCATCAGTAGTAATTCCTTAAAACTGCTTATAATATTAATTTATACATAAAGTAATTTATTGTCAAGGGGTTTAGGAATTTTTTTTTTATTACAAAATATGAAGAGCTTGGAGAGGGTATGGAGTGTGTTTAGAGGGGAAAGTGTGGGTAATGTAAAAAATATATTTGATGATTTTTTGGTGTTATTATCATCAAATATATTTTTTTTATTTGTTTATATTTTTAACGACTAATCGTTTGAGATTGTAGAGATTTTTAACTGTCAGCTGCGCCTTGATTAGAGTTATTTTTTGTAATATTTTTAGGAAGCCGAAATGGCTAACTTTGTATTATACTTGTAATGATTATTAAAATTATAATACAAACATCGCTTTAATAATTTGTAATATAACCTTTAAAATAATGATTATTATTAGCACCACATAGTTGTAATCCTTGGAGAGTAAAGACTGTGGGATGCTCGAACCTAAAATGTGATAACTATGGCTCTACTAATGGCTCTACCAAAAAACCTAATCTTGGAAAATTTGTTAAATTTTTCCAAGATTAGGATGTTACTGTAACCTGGGAATTTAACTGGGTGTATACTATGGAACGGAACAACTTCCCTAGCTGCATTTGCTGTAATCCACTGTTCAAAGAAACTCTGCATGAAGCTTCCACCGCCTGAACGAGGCGGTGGTGTCCTATGCTAACCTGGAACTACGAAGCGTCCAAAGGTCACAAAGGCAAGCCCAGCTTCTAGGCGGTCGTCCAGATCTTTTGCTGGAACGACCCTCACTACCATTTCTGTAAGTGAGCTTAAACACACCTCTAGCACCAATATTGTAAGCACCATTAAGATCTGCGTTAAAGCGCTTACTTGATGGGAAGGTTGCTAGGGAGTAATTTCTTGAATCACGTCTAACCGTACCGGAACCATCATAGGCTAACTTCGAGGTGTAAGCCGCTACGACCTCTATTACTTTGCCTCCCAGTTCAGTCCACTTCATTTCAGTAAAATTGCGAATCTTATCCTTAAGCCATCCGTGAAACCTTTGCCGCAGGTTAGATCGTTTCCGTCCACCTTTTGGCTTCCATCCCTTAAGGTTTTCAAACACGATAGCTTCAGAGTTAAATTGTTCAGCAATCTCAATAATTCGTTTAGAAACGATGTGGCCGATTTGATGATTGATTCTTCGGCATTTCTCATAGGTTCTAGAGCAAAAACCTTTATGAAGTTTGCCCCCTTTACCCATGGTTTTTGATGCCCGTACGGATACAGATTTCAGTCGTTTGTCCCTACGGTCTATGTCTCTCCCCGGATGAATAAATTCGCGGTGGATTACAGTGCCGCTATGAGTGACAACCGCTATTATTGCAGTGGTATTAATTCCCAGATCTACCGCAGTAACGTTAGCTTCTGGTTTTCTTTTTTCTGGCTTACAAGTGAAGGGAACAGACAAATGGCAACATCTCTCATTGAACACCAATGAAGGAGACATCATCTTGTTGGTTGCCACCAAATGACGCTCTCTGAGTCCAGTGATTTGAACTGTTCTCCAAATCCAGTCAGAGCCATTAAAAACTTTAATTTCTACTTGGTCAAAGCCATGTAATTTATAGCATTGACCTTTATACAAAGAGGGGTAACAACCAGTGTCTGCGTTTAGTTTTGGAGGTTTAGCGTCCTTTTTTTTTCTATTTCCCGTTTGCCACTCCCGATAACGAGTAACAAAACTACTTACCTGACCAGCCGAAAACGCGATCGCAGCACGACGCAGATAGCTGGGGAATTTGTAAAAGGATTTATTGAATTGAGGGTATTTTACATTAGGAAGTTTGGCTGTTTGATGCATTAACTTTTCGACAGCCGGAGTTAGTTGATCTGCCGTCAGCTCTCCCAGTTCAGACCAGTGAGCATAAATGATGCCAACTAAATACCGACAAGCACGGCGATACACCTTAACCGTCTCCCCAAATAGTAACTTCTGATCGGGAGTTGGATTAAGCTGCCACTTGTCAGTTCTGA includes:
- a CDS encoding ester cyclase: MSNTQSTGLPVWVQERDTVIANDAGVEWREGKRPDYAQTNEFLKKGSKFNHPEGSLEAIAQNLVRTFEMEASYKANPEQWLSIVADQFRMSTNGGPKYNAQTVADIGTYNVFLGDTEHYRSTEETFESSIEIFHNAFPNGFLWELMEVLSGPPNVTFKWRHWGTFSGSFKGHEPTGETIEVFGISIARVTEDLKIVSLEHFFDNSLFLKQLTSGCPFHGQNSNNS
- a CDS encoding transposase, with protein sequence MKKPAKVIRTDKWQLNPTPDQKLLFGETVKVYRRACRYLVGIIYAHWSELGELTADQLTPAVEKLMHQTAKLPNVKYPQFNKSFYKFPSYLRRAAIAFSAGQVSSFVTRYREWQTGNRKKKDAKPPKLNADTGCYPSLYKGQCYKLHGFDQVEIKVFNGSDWIWRTVQITGLRERHLVATNKMMSPSLVFNERCCHLSVPFTCKPEKRKPEANVTAVDLGINTTAIIAVVTHSGTVIHREFIHPGRDIDRRDKRLKSVSVRASKTMGKGGKLHKGFCSRTYEKCRRINHQIGHIVSKRIIEIAEQFNSEAIVFENLKGWKPKGGRKRSNLRQRFHGWLKDKIRNFTEMKWTELGGKVIEVVAAYTSKLAYDGSGTVRRDSRNYSLATFPSSKRFNADLNGAYNIGARGVFKLTYRNGSEGRSSKRSGRPPRSWACLCDLWTLRSSRLA